ACGCCCGCGCGGCCCGCGGCGGGTTGCCCGTGCTCGCGATGAGCCAGCACGACCAGCACACGATCGCCGCCCAGGCCGAGTGGGTGCGCACGATCCTCGACGACTATCGGCACGGGCGGCACGTCCCCCGCGACCCCGGCCCCATGGCGCCGCACTTCCACGCCGAAGGCGAGGAACATGGGCACAGTCATGCCGACGGCATGGAACATGGGCACAGCCATGCCGAAGGCGAGGAACATGGGCACAGCCACGCCGACGGCGAGGAACATGGGCACAGTCACGCCCGGCCCGGGGCATCGCTCGGATGACCCGGCCGACGCGCGCGCGGGTCCACCTCGTCGACGGCCGCGCGCGGTTCACCGACCTCGGCGTCGGCACGTACCTGCGTCCGCGACCGATGGACGTCGACGGCGCCTCGGCCCGGCTCGCGCTCGTGGGCACGTATGCCACCCTCCTCGCCGGCGACGACCTGCGCATCGACCTCGAGGTCGGCCCCGGCGTGTACCTGGAGGTGATCGAGCCGTCGGGGACCGTGGCCTATCACGTGCAGGGCGGCGTCGCCCACTGGAGAGCCGATGTCACGGTGGGGCCGGGGGCCCGGCTCGTCTGGCCCGCGTCCCCGTTCGTGATCACCGCCGGGGCGAACCTCGTGCGGCACACCCACGTCGAGCTCGCCGCCGGCGCCCGGGCGCTCCTGCGCGAGACCCTCATGTTCGGGCGCACCTATGAGGCGACGGGCGGCCCGCTGCGGTCCACCACGCACGTGAACCACGACGGCCACGCCCTCCTGGTCGAGGATCTGGACCTGCGCGCCGCCCCCGACCGGGAGCTGCCCGGCATCATGGGCCCGAACCGGGCGATGGCCTCGGTGCTGCTGCTCGGCTCCCGTCCGGACCGGGTCACGGGCGGCCACGAGACCCGGTTCGCGGGCCCCGGGGCGATGGCCCGCGCGCTCGCTCCGCACGCGCACACCGCCGAGGAGGCGGTGGCCGGCTCCTGGGACCGCTGGCACGAGGAGTTCCTCGCCCCGGAGTCCCCGGCATCCCCGAAGTCCTCAGCGTCCTCACCGTCGTCAGCGTCGTCAGAGTCCTCAGGGTCGTCAGGGTCGCCAGCGTCCTCAGCGTCGTCAGAGTCCTCAGGATCCTCAGGGTCCTCAGCGTCGTCAGGCTCCTCGCCCATCCCGGACCCGGCCCCCGCCCTGGCAGCTGATTAGCACCGGGCGCCGAATGCGGGATGCTGTCGAGGCAACGGGCCGGAGCCGTCACGCAGTCCCGGGTTCGGCGGCGGGTCGGCCCGTTCGCTCGAGCTCCTCCAGCTCGAGCACTCGATCCGCGAACGCCCCGAGCAGCAGCCGGTCGTGGCTGACCACGAGCACCCCCGTGCCCGCCGCGGCCAGACCGCGCAGCAGGTGCGCGATCGTGGCGGTGGCCGCGGCATCGAGCATCGCGGTCGGCTCGTCGCAGATGAGGTAGTCGGGAGCGGCGGCGAGGCTGCGGGCCAGGCACGCCCGCTGCAGCTGCCCCTCGGACACCTGCCCCGGCAGCCGGTCGAGCAGGTCCTCGGTCAGCCCGGCCCGGCGCGCGAGGGAGGCCGCAGTCACCCGGTCGGTCCGATCGGCAGGGCCGGCCCGGCCCGCCCGGTCCGCCCGGCCCGCACCGTGGCGGATCGGCTCGGTGATGATCCGTTCGAGTCGCCGGCGGGGATCGGTCGCGGTGCGCGGGCTCTGGTGCACGAGCCCGACGCGCCCGTCCATGCGCCCGCGCCGCGTCGCGACGGCCACACCGTCGACCGTGACGCGGCCACGGCCGGGCATCCGGAGGCCGGTGAGGATCCGGGTGAGGGTTGTCTTCCCCGCGCCCGAGGGCCCGCGCAGCCCCACGACCGTGCCCGGCTCGACCAGCAGGCTCACGGCCTCGAGCACCCAGGGCCCGCCGGCGTCGTAGCGGAAGCCCACGTCAGCGGCCACGAGCGCCATCCTCACCTCCCGAAGTGGGGCCCGCGGCCGCGAGCCGGTCGGCGAACAAGTAGTCCGCGGGCAGGTCGGTCAGCTCGGGCGGCAGCCCGGGGATCGGCCGGAGCCCGCGGGAGGGCAGCGCCGCGAGCAGCGCCGCCGTGTAGGGGTGAACCGGATGCGTGAGGACGGCGCCCGCTCGCCCGGTCTCGACGATGCGCCCCGCGTACATGATCGCCAGGTGGTCGGCGACGCCGGTCGTCTCGATCGCCTGCAGGTCGTGGGTGATGATCAGGACCGCGGCGCCGGCGTCGGCCACCTCCCGCAGGAGCGCCAGGATCCGCCTCGACAGGTCCGGGTCGAGGCCGGCGGTCGGCTCGTCGGCCACGAGCACCCGTGGGTTCCCGGCCAGGGCGGCCGCGACGGCGGCCCGCTGGGCCATCCCGCCGGAGAGTTCGTGCGGATACAGCCCCGCCACCGCGGCGGGGAGCCCGACGCGCGCGAGCAGGTCCGCGGTCGAGGCGGCCGCTTCACCGGTGGGCAGGAGGGCGGCGGCCCCACCGTCCCGGCCGGGGCCGCCGATCCGGCGGGGCGGGTGGGAGGCACGGGAACTGCGGGCACTGCGGGCACTGTGGGGACCGCGGGGACTGTGTGGACCGCGGGGACCGCGGGGCCGGGTGGCCCGGAGCGCCTCGTCCAGCTGGCTGCCGAGCGTGCGCACGGGCGTGAACGTGGTCGCACCGGACTGGGCGGCGAACCCGAGGTATCGTCCGCGCAGCGGCCGCCACCGATGGTCCGCAGCGCCGAGCATCTCGGTGCCGGCGACGCGGATCGACCCGCTCGCCCGGGTGCCGGGCGGCAGGAATCCGCACAGCGCCGAGGCGAGGGTCGTCTTGCCGCTGCCGGATTCGCCGGCGAGCACGGTCACGGTGCCGGGCATGAGGTCGAGGCTCACGTCGGTGGCCGCATGCACCCAGGACGCACCGGCCGGCAGCCGCAGGGTGAGCCGCGCGACCTGGACGGGCGCGGCCGGGGCGGGCTGCGTCGTCCTCACGCGATCGCCTCGCGTGGTCGGCGCCCGCGGGCGGCGGCCCCCAGGCCGGCGACGGCGAGGGTGGTGAGCACGAGCAGGCCGGCGGGCGCGGCGAAGGACCACCAGGCGCCGGTGAGCAGGTCGCCGCGGGAGATCTCCAGCAGGGTGCCGATGCTGGGCCGGTCCGGGGAGAGCCCCAGGCCGAGGAAGCTCAGCGTGGACTCGTGCCAGATCGCGTGCGGGAGCATCATGACGAGCGCGATTCCGGCCTGCGGGAGGGCGGCGGGCACGAGGTGCTCACGCAGGACGCGTCCACGGGTGGCGCCCCACAGGTAGGCGGCCTCGACGTAGTCGGCCCCGCGCACGATGAGCATCTCGGCGCGGACGATCCGGGCGATCTGGGGCCAGTGGGTGAGCGCGATCGAGGCGATGATCGCGGGCACGGACCCCCGGTAGAAGGCCACGAGCACGATGCCGAGCAGCAGGTGCGGGAGGGCGTTGACGGCGTCCGTCAGGCGCATGACCACGGTGTCGAACCGGCCGCCCATCGTGGCCGCCAGGGCCCCGACCGCTCCCCCGGCCGCGGTCGCGACCACGGCGCACACGGCCGCGATGATCAGCGAGATCCGCAGGCCCGCGGCGGTGCGCACGAACAGGTCGTAGCCGGAGTGGTCGGTCCCGAACCAGTGCGCGGCGCTCGGGGGCTCGAGGGCGCGGGAGAAGTCGGCGGTCGCCCCGCCGGCGAGCCAGGGCACGACGATCGCGTAGCCCGCGACCAGCGCGAGCACCGTGAGCGGCACCCCGAACCGGCTCATGCGGGCGCGGCCGGTCCATCTGATGGGGGTC
The window above is part of the Pseudactinotalea sp. HY158 genome. Proteins encoded here:
- a CDS encoding urease accessory protein UreD → MTRPTRARVHLVDGRARFTDLGVGTYLRPRPMDVDGASARLALVGTYATLLAGDDLRIDLEVGPGVYLEVIEPSGTVAYHVQGGVAHWRADVTVGPGARLVWPASPFVITAGANLVRHTHVELAAGARALLRETLMFGRTYEATGGPLRSTTHVNHDGHALLVEDLDLRAAPDRELPGIMGPNRAMASVLLLGSRPDRVTGGHETRFAGPGAMARALAPHAHTAEEAVAGSWDRWHEEFLAPESPASPKSSASSPSSASSESSGSSGSPASSASSESSGSSGSSASSGSSPIPDPAPALAAD
- a CDS encoding ABC transporter ATP-binding protein; this encodes MALVAADVGFRYDAGGPWVLEAVSLLVEPGTVVGLRGPSGAGKTTLTRILTGLRMPGRGRVTVDGVAVATRRGRMDGRVGLVHQSPRTATDPRRRLERIITEPIRHGAGRADRAGRAGPADRTDRVTAASLARRAGLTEDLLDRLPGQVSEGQLQRACLARSLAAAPDYLICDEPTAMLDAAATATIAHLLRGLAAAGTGVLVVSHDRLLLGAFADRVLELEELERTGRPAAEPGTA
- a CDS encoding oligopeptide/dipeptide ABC transporter ATP-binding protein codes for the protein MRTTQPAPAAPVQVARLTLRLPAGASWVHAATDVSLDLMPGTVTVLAGESGSGKTTLASALCGFLPPGTRASGSIRVAGTEMLGAADHRWRPLRGRYLGFAAQSGATTFTPVRTLGSQLDEALRATRPRGPRGPHSPRGPHSARSARSSRASHPPRRIGGPGRDGGAAALLPTGEAAASTADLLARVGLPAAVAGLYPHELSGGMAQRAAVAAALAGNPRVLVADEPTAGLDPDLSRRILALLREVADAGAAVLIITHDLQAIETTGVADHLAIMYAGRIVETGRAGAVLTHPVHPYTAALLAALPSRGLRPIPGLPPELTDLPADYLFADRLAAAGPTSGGEDGARGR
- a CDS encoding ABC transporter permease, which gives rise to MSRFGVPLTVLALVAGYAIVVPWLAGGATADFSRALEPPSAAHWFGTDHSGYDLFVRTAAGLRISLIIAAVCAVVATAAGGAVGALAATMGGRFDTVVMRLTDAVNALPHLLLGIVLVAFYRGSVPAIIASIALTHWPQIARIVRAEMLIVRGADYVEAAYLWGATRGRVLREHLVPAALPQAGIALVMMLPHAIWHESTLSFLGLGLSPDRPSIGTLLEISRGDLLTGAWWSFAAPAGLLVLTTLAVAGLGAAARGRRPREAIA